Within the bacterium genome, the region CAGCCTCATCGGCTGGCTGCACGGCACCGGCGGCATCGTCTACGACCAGCGCAACAGCCTGGTGGTGGGTTTCGCCCTGGGCTTCGCCGTCATCCCCATCATCTTCACCATGGCCGAGGACGCCCTCTCCAACGTGCCCGAGGCCCTGGTCAACGCCTCGCTGGCGCTGGGGGCGTCCCGCTGGACGACGGTGGCCCGCGTCGTGCTGCCCGGCGCCGCGGCGGGCGTCTTCGCGGCGGTCATGATCGGGCTGGGCCGGGCCATCGGCGAGACCATGATCGTGCTGATGGCCACGGGCAACACGCCGCTGATGGACGCCAGCCCTTTCAACGGCTTCCGCGCCCTCAGCGCCTGCATCGCCGTGGAGATCCCCGAGGCGCCCATGGGAGGCACCCTCTACCGCGTGCTCTTCCTGCAGGCCCTGCTCCTCTTCCTCTTCACCTTCGTGATCAACACGGCGGCCTCGTGGATCGGCGAGCGCCTGCGCAAGAGCCACGGGAGGTTCTAGGTGGCCGTGAACACGTCGGCCCGGGACAGCGTGCCGGTGATGGTGACCAGCCTGGGCCTGGTGCTCATCCTCCTCATGCTGGGCCTTGTCTTGTGGCTGATCCTGTCGCGCGGACTGGCCTCCCTCTGGCCCCACCCGCTCGAGCGCTTCGACCTGCACGACGGCCGCGTCGTGTTGGGGGAGGTCTGGGAGGAACTGGAGGGACCGGAGGGCGCCCGCCTCCGCCTGCGGGTCGGCAACCGTGAACTGACCGGGCAGGATGTGGTGCTGCTCGATCTCAGCGAGGTCAGCGCGCGCCAGCGGCCCGCCGACGCCATCCTGGTCGAGCGCCACGAGAACGGAGTGTTCGTGGGCTGGCTGGCCGGGATCGAGGGGCCGGGGCTCTCGCTGGCGGGGGACAGCCCGGAACTGCGCCGCCGGCTGGATGAGGCGATCCGCGCCAGCGGGCGCCTCGACGACCAGTTGCGGGAACGCCAGGAGCGGGCCCGACGCCTCTCCCTGAAGCGCGGACGCTGGGAGGAGAAGCTGGCCCGCCGGGACGGCCCCTCTCCTGGCGCGGACCGCCTGCAGGGCCGGATGGAGGCGGCGTCGGTGGAACTGCGCACCTTGGACGCGGAGCTGGACAGCCTTTATGTCCTGGCGGCGCAGTGGAGCCTGGTGATGCGCACGTCGTCGTCGGACAACGTGTCGCTGCCGCTGCTGCAGGTGGTGCGCTGGGTGCCGGTCAACGAATTGGGGACGCCGGCGCGCCTGGGGCTCTACCTCAAGCGCCTGTGGGGCTTTCTCAGCGAGGAGCCGCGCGAGTCCAACACGGCGGGCGGCGTCTGGCCGGCCATCTTCGGCACGGTGCTCATGGTGCTGCTCATGTCGCTGGCGGCGGCCCCCCTGGGCGTGATGACCGCCGTCTACCTGCACGACTACGCCAAGCAGGGCCTGCTCGTGCGCCTCATCCGCCTGGCGGTGAACAACCTGGCCGGGGTGCCCTCCATCGTCTTCGGCATTTTCGGCCTGGGCTTCTTCATCTACTTCACAGGCGGCAGCCTCGACCAGCTCTTCTTCTCCGAGCGGCTGCCCGAACCCACCTACGGCACCGGCGGCATCCTCTGGGCCAGCCTCACCCTCGCCCTGCTCACCTTGCCCGTGGTGGTGGTGGCCACCCTGGAGGGGCTCGCCGCCGTCTCCCGCACCACGCGCATGGCCGCCCTTGCCCTGGGCGCCACGCGATGGCAGATGATCCGCCAGGTGGTGCTGCCCAACGCCATGCCCGGCATCCTGACCGGCCTCATCCTGGCCGTGAGCCGGGCCGCCGGCGAGGTGGCCCCCCTCATGATCACGGGCGTGGTCAAGCTGGCGCCCAGCCTGGCCCTGGACGGGGACTTCCCCTTCCTGCACCTGGAGCGCAAGTTCATGCACCTGGGCTTCCACATCTACGACCTGGGCTTCCAGAGCCCCAACGTGGAGGCGGCCAAGCCCATGCTCTACGCCACGGCCCTCCTTTTGATCTGCATGGTGCTCTTGCTCAACCTGACGGCGATCCTGCTGCGCAACCATTTGCGCAAGGTCTACAAACAGGCGGCCTTCTGATGATGGAATTGAAGAAACCGGAGGTGGCGGAGCGCGCCCCGCTGGAGGAGACGGGCACGGCCATCCTGGCCCGCGGCGTGGAGGTGTGGTACGGGGAGTCGCGCTCCATCCACGGGGTGGACCTCGTCATCCCCGATCGCCGGGTGACGGCCTTCATCGGACCCTCGGGCTGCGGCAAGAGCACGCTGCTGCGCTGCTTCAACCGCATGAACGACCTCATCCCCGACTGCCGCGTGACGGGCACAATCCAGGTCCATGGGCGGGATATCCACGCCCCCGGCATCTCCCTGGAGGACCTGCGCCGCGAAGTGGGCATGGTCTTCCAGAAATCCAACCCCTTCTCCAAGTCGATCCACGACAACGTGGCCTATGGTCCCCGCGTCCACGGCCAGAACGACCGCCGCGCCCTGGACGAGATCGTCGAGACCTGCCTCAAGCGCGTCGCGCTCTGGGACGAGGTCAAGGACCGGCTGAAGGAGAGCGCCCTCGACCTGTCGGGCGGCCAGCAGCAGCGCCTGTGCATTGCCCGCGCGCTGGCCGTCAATCCCACCGTCCTGCTCATGGACGAGCCGGCCTCGGCCCTCGACCCTCGCTCCACGGCGCGCATCGAGGACCTCATCACCGAACTGCGCGAGTTCTACACCATCGTCATTGTCACGCACAACATGCAGCAGGCGGCCCGCGTCTCCGACCACACGGCCTTCCTCTACGAGGGCAACCTGGTGGAGTTCAACGAGACGCAGCGCCTTTTCACCAAGCCCGAGCACGAGCAGACCAACGACTACATCACCGGCCGCTTCGGCTGATGGATCCGGAGGAGAGATGACCAAGCACATGCTGCGCGCCCTCAACCTGCTCAAGGACCGCGTCGAGGAGCTGGGCCGCACCGTGCAGCGGGCGACCGCCGACGCCGTGCGCAGCGTGATCGAGGGCGACCAGGCCCTGGCCAAGCGCATCATCGAGGGGGACCGCCGCATCGACCAGGAGGAGGTGGAGGTGGAGGAGGAGTGCCTCAAGGTGCTCGCCCTGCACCAGCCGGTGGCCACCGACCTGCGCCTGCTGGTGGGCATTCTCAAGCTCAACAACGACCTGGAGCGCATCGGCGACCTGGCCGTGACCATCGCGGGCAACGCGGGCAAGATCGACCTGTCCGGCGACGCGCGCCTGGCGGACATCCTCCAGCGCCTCTCCGGCCGCAGCCAGGACATGCTGCAGCTGGGCCTGGACAGCCTCGTCCACCAGGACCAGGAGCTGGCGCGGCGGGTCTGTGCCGACGACGACGACGTGGACAACCTCTACTCGCTGTTCCGCTCGGCGATCCAGGAGACCCTGGCCGCGGAGACGGGCCACAACGACCTGACGCGCATCGAGAGCCTGATGCGGGCCATCAGCGTCAGCCGCAGCCTGGAGCGCATCGCCGACCACGCCACCAACATCGCCGAGGACGTCATCTACATGGTGTCGGGGGAGATTCCCCGCCACGGCGCCCTGCGCGATCTGCGTCTGTGGAAGGACGCCACCCACAGCCCGCCCGACGGGTCGGCGGGATAAGGTCGAAGCCAACGGATCATCCACCAATCACAAGGAGCAATCGATGTCCAAGAGCATTTTGATGAGTGTCCTGCTGACCACGGCGGCCGTCCAGGCGGCGGACCTGAGCAGCCTGATCTTCTACGAGTACACGCACAACGCCACCGAGGGAGTGGCCGAGGACGGCAAGTTCGAGACGGGCCGCGCCTACCTGACCATCACGGGCAAGCCGGCCGACAACCTGGCCTACAAGCTGCAGTTCGACGTGGAGCGGGCCGGTTCGGACGCGGGCGACCGGTCGCTGGAGGCCTATGTCAAGAACGCCTGCGTGGACTGGTCGACGGACTACGGCAAGTGGACCTTCGGCATGCAGGGCATGAACCTGTTCAACGTGCAGGAGAACACCTTCGGCAACCGCTTCCTGTCCAAGCCGCTTATGGACGAGCACAAGTTCAGCAGCAGCGCCGACATGGGCGTGGGCTACGCCAACTCCCTCGGCGGGCTGTTCAAGGCCAGCCTGCTCTGGACCAACGGCGCCGGCTACAAGAAACCGGAGAACGACAAGTACAAGAAGCTCTCGCTGCAGCTGGTGGCGGGCGAGACGGCGCTGAACAAGCATGACGGCTGGAACGCCGGCCTGGTCTACAGCCTGGAGCCCATCAACGCCGACGACGCCACCAACGTGATGGGCCTCTTCGGCGGCTGGGCGGGGATGGGCGCCCGGCTGGGCGTGGAGTTCGACACCAAGACGACGACGGGCGCCACCGACGTGACGGGCCAGATCATCGGCTTCTACGTCAACTACCAGCTGCCCGTCGGATTGCCGCTGGATCTCTTCGCCCAGGTGGCGCTGGTGGATCCGGACACGGACACGGACGACGACGGCAAGACCGATCTCATGGTCGGTGTCGCTTTCAAGCCGGCCAAGGGCCTGGTGATCGCCCCCAACCTGCGGACCATCTCCCACGAGGCCTCAGGCTCCGACCCCGACACCTGGTACCGGGTCAACTTCGAGTTCAAGATCTGAGGTTGGCTGGCCAGCCTGGGCGGGACCCCGTGGACTCTGCCACGGGGTCCTTCTCACTCGTGCGCCCAGCATGGGCGCCGTCCTGGAGGTGCAAGGCCTCCCGTAAGCAGACCATCGCGAACGAAGTGAAGCGCAACTGCGGAAGGGCAACCGACCGTGGGAAGG harbors:
- the pstA gene encoding phosphate ABC transporter permease PstA → MAVNTSARDSVPVMVTSLGLVLILLMLGLVLWLILSRGLASLWPHPLERFDLHDGRVVLGEVWEELEGPEGARLRLRVGNRELTGQDVVLLDLSEVSARQRPADAILVERHENGVFVGWLAGIEGPGLSLAGDSPELRRRLDEAIRASGRLDDQLRERQERARRLSLKRGRWEEKLARRDGPSPGADRLQGRMEAASVELRTLDAELDSLYVLAAQWSLVMRTSSSDNVSLPLLQVVRWVPVNELGTPARLGLYLKRLWGFLSEEPRESNTAGGVWPAIFGTVLMVLLMSLAAAPLGVMTAVYLHDYAKQGLLVRLIRLAVNNLAGVPSIVFGIFGLGFFIYFTGGSLDQLFFSERLPEPTYGTGGILWASLTLALLTLPVVVVATLEGLAAVSRTTRMAALALGATRWQMIRQVVLPNAMPGILTGLILAVSRAAGEVAPLMITGVVKLAPSLALDGDFPFLHLERKFMHLGFHIYDLGFQSPNVEAAKPMLYATALLLICMVLLLNLTAILLRNHLRKVYKQAAF
- the pstB gene encoding phosphate ABC transporter ATP-binding protein PstB encodes the protein MMELKKPEVAERAPLEETGTAILARGVEVWYGESRSIHGVDLVIPDRRVTAFIGPSGCGKSTLLRCFNRMNDLIPDCRVTGTIQVHGRDIHAPGISLEDLRREVGMVFQKSNPFSKSIHDNVAYGPRVHGQNDRRALDEIVETCLKRVALWDEVKDRLKESALDLSGGQQQRLCIARALAVNPTVLLMDEPASALDPRSTARIEDLITELREFYTIVIVTHNMQQAARVSDHTAFLYEGNLVEFNETQRLFTKPEHEQTNDYITGRFG
- the phoU gene encoding phosphate signaling complex protein PhoU, with protein sequence MTKHMLRALNLLKDRVEELGRTVQRATADAVRSVIEGDQALAKRIIEGDRRIDQEEVEVEEECLKVLALHQPVATDLRLLVGILKLNNDLERIGDLAVTIAGNAGKIDLSGDARLADILQRLSGRSQDMLQLGLDSLVHQDQELARRVCADDDDVDNLYSLFRSAIQETLAAETGHNDLTRIESLMRAISVSRSLERIADHATNIAEDVIYMVSGEIPRHGALRDLRLWKDATHSPPDGSAG